In the Rhizobium glycinendophyticum genome, TGCGGCGCTCAGGCCGAAGGTCCTAATCTTTGACGAATTCCACAACGCGCTTAGGGGCCGGCCGCGTGACGTTGAAGCAGTCTTCGCATTTCTGCGTCGCATTGGTCGGCAATACGATATCTCGCCGGTTCTGGTCGGAGAGGTCACGGTTTACGACTACATATGTGCAACCAGCGAGATGGCGAGTCGGTTCGAACTCTTTCCGATTCCGCGCTGGTCGTACGATGAGGCCTACCTGTCATTGTTGGACAGTCTCGAGGCCGCCTTGCCCCTCGCACGCAGCTCGGATCTGTCGGCGGAGCGAAAGGCCCGACACATTCTTGGTCTTTCCGAGGGGCTGATCGGAGAGATCGTCGCGATCCTGACCAAGGCCGCGATTGCAGCAATCCAGGAGGGAGACGAACGTATCACCAGATCCTCCATCGATAACCTGCGGTACATTCCGCTGTCCAAAAGACGGCATGGGCCCATTCGTGAGGCGCTTCTTTGAGCCTGCTTGGGCCGTCACTGATGGTGGTCATTCCGCAGGAGCGCTACCGGGACGTTGTGTATGAACGGTGGCCGGTTAAAGTAGAACCACACGCCGACGAACTCCTGTCGAGCTGGTTACATCGGATCGCTTCTGCCAATGGCGTAGCACCGCGAGATTTTGCGCGCGTTCTTGGACTGCGCCACAGAATGTGGTCTGCCAGGTTCGATTTAAAACTTCAGGACGATGTCTTGGACCAGCTCTCGGAGGGATCTGGAATTCCGAGAGACCGATTGTCGTCAATGGCCTTGCAGCCATGTGATTACAGACACATGCCGCTACCACTGGTCATCAAAGCCCGTCGTGCTGCTTCGACGTGGCTGCAATTCTGTCCTGCGTGCCTCGATTCTGATCAGCCCCCATATTTTCGGAGGGGATGGCGACACTCGACTAGAATCTCCTGCTTTATCCACAGGTGCGGATTACGCGACCGTTGCCCATCGTGCCACCGCGGAATTACTGCCTTCGCTCAGCCACGGCTTGTCGGCCAGCATGTCTGCACCTCTTGCGCTTATGACCTGCGGCGGGCATCCAAGGTGCCGGTGACCATTGAAGCGCAATACTTTGAACAGATAATCAATCGTTCTATCGGTACAGTGGCGAACATCCTGGCGACGAACAATCCGCCGAAATGGCCTTGGCGACAAGATTTGATCGCAGTTCTACCGACTATGTCGGTTTCCAGCCGGATACGCTTGTTCGAGCGCTTCATCCCCGACGACGCCTATCTGGATGAGGGCTTCGTCCTTCCCATTCGGCGGTCGAAGCGGATTATGAAAGATAAAATTGAACCAGCCCGTCAAGCTGCAGCTCGCTGATCGTCGTGGCGGCATTCGCCTCTTCGGAGGCTGGCGCCTATTCTCAGAAATTTTGCGGAGAACAGGCGTGCAATCTCCGCACAGGTTCTGTGCCAGCCTCCCCATCCCACCATATCAGGATAAGGCGTCGCGCTCTCCGACAAGCTCTTCTATCGTTTTGTCCAGCTTACTCTTCTGAAACCCGTCCAGATCGAGACCTTCAACGACGCTATAATCACCGTCCTCGCACATCACAGGTACGCCACACACCAGACCCTCCGGTATGCCATACTGTCCCTGCGATATAACAGCCATCGATGTCCAGCGCCCATCCGTGCCATGCATCCAATCACGCATCTGATCGATCGCTGCATTGGCGGCGGATGCCGCGGACGACGCGCCGCGCGCCTCTATGATGGCGGTGCCACGCCTTGCGATCTCAGGGATCAGCACCTCCTTGTACCAATGGTCGTCGGCGATGGTCTCGGATAAGGGCCTTCCGGCAGCCGTTGCATAGGTCCAGTCGGCAAACATGGTCGGCGAGTGATTGCCCCACACAACGAGCTTGTCGATGTCGCCGACGCCACAGGCGGCCTTGCGCGCCAGTTGGGTCAACGCCCTGTTGTGATCAAGCCGGATCATCGAGCTGACCTGCCTTGGGTTAAAGTCCGGAGCATTGGCGATCAGGATGGAAGCGTTGGTGTTGGCAGGGTTGCCAACCACCAAAATTTTGGCCCGGCGTCCGGCGACTTCGTTGATCGCCCTGCCCTGCACCTTGAAGATCTCTGCATTCGCAGCAAGCAGGTCCCGCCGTTCCATACCCTTTGATCGCGGTCTGGAGCCGACGAGGAACGCCGCATCGACACCTTCGAACGCCTGGCGGGGATCATCCGTCATGACGATGTTGTGCAGCAGCGGAAAGGCGCAGTCTTCCAGTTCCATGACGACGCCGCGTACGGCGTCCTGGGCTTGAGGCAGATCGAGAAGTCGAAGTTCGATCGGCTGCGACTTGCCATAAAGGTCACCATTCGCCAGCCGAAACAGCAGGGAATAGCAGATCTGGCCGGCAGCACCGGTCACAGCGATCTTTTTGGGAGTGGATTGCATGGTCGTTATCTTTCCTGAGACGGTATAGGGTTATTTCGAGGGCGTGGTCCAGCCGGCCTTGGCAAAGATCGCCTTGGCCTCAGGGCCCTGAAGGAATTGCGAAAACGCTTTGGCGTCGGCATTCTTGCCTCCGCGCTCAGTCAGCACGATCCCGGTGTCTCGATAGATGCGATAGTCCGGTTCGACCTCGACGACATCTGCGAGTTTTGGATTGGCGACCTGCCAGATGTTCCAAATGATCCACGCGTCGTAAGACTTGTCCTCGGTCCAGGCTTTTTTGGCTTCGGCACTGTTGGCGGCAAACGTCTTGATATTGGCGCGAAGAGCTTTCACCTTTTCAATGTCGCCGGTTCGTCCGGCCATGTCTTCCCAAAGACCGTTCTGCCCGGCACCATTGACGACAAGCACTTTGTGGCCGGGCTTGAACAGATCGGCGAGGCCGGTGATCTTCTCCGGGTTCCCCGGACGCACCAGGATAGCGGATGGGCGCAGGTAGAGCGGCACGACATCGGCGTCCTTGATCTGGCCGTCCATCGCCTTCACGAAATCCGACATCATCGTCTCGGAGCCGCTGAAGATCAGGTCGGCATTGTCTTTAGCCTTGCCGATCCATTGCGGCGTCGGGCCGGCGGTAACGATAACCTTGTTGTCGGAGCTTTTCTCGAAGGCGGCTGCCGCCTCCTTCATGGCAGGGAGTGGTCCACCGGGACCATAGACGTGGATATCGGCGGCAAGCGTTGGTGCTGTCGTGGCGACAAGAATCGCCGCGCCGGTGATGATGGATTTCAGCATGGTATTTCCTCCGTGTCTGGTAGGAGAAAACTAGCGCCATTCTGCATCAGTTCCATCGCATAATTTTGCTACGAACATTCGGAAAAATCGATTATAACTCGGAGCAGATTCAAGGTTGCTATCTTCATGACCCTCGACCAGTTGCGCATCTTCGCCGAAGTCGCCCGCCAACAGCACATCACCAAGGCTGCCAAAGCGATGAACATGACGCAGTCGGCCGTCAGTGCTGCGGTCATCGCGCTTGAGGAACGGCACGGCGTGGCTTTGTTCGACCGGATCGGTCGTTCTATCGTCCTAAACCAAACCGGAACGATCTTTCTCGAGCATGCACTTCAGGTCTTGGCTGAAGCGAAAGCCGCCGAGTCTGCGCTAAGCGACCTTGCCGGACTTTTGCGCGGGGAATTGTCTGTTATGGCGAGCCAGACTGTTGGCGCCTATTGGCTGCCTTCCAGGCTTGCGACTTTCCACGCACGCTATCCTGGTCTCGGTCTCGACGTCAGGATCGGCAATACCGAGGCGGTAGGCGACGCGGTTGAGGCAGGGCGGGTTGAGCTCGGCGTTGTAGAGGGCGCGGTCGACAGACCGGCCTTGTCGTCGCGCATGATCGCCACGGATGAGATGATCCTCGTCGTGTCGCCAACTCATCCATGGGCCAAAGGCAAAAAGCTCGGAAAGGCCGATTTTGAAGACGCGACATGGGTTCTTCGCGAGCCCGGATCGGGAACACGGCTCGCCTTCGAGACGATGATGACGAAAGAGAAATTGAAGCTGCAGGCGTTGAACGTTGCAATTGTCCTGCCCGGAAACGAGGCCGTGCTCGGCGCAGTCGAGGCCGGCATGGGGGCAACACTGACATCGCGAAGTGCTGCCCAGACCGAACTCAACAGCGGCCTGCTGGTCGAGGCCAATGCTTCTCCGCTTCCGCGGCCATTCTTCCTGCTCCGGCATAAGGAGCGGTATCGCTCCAAGGCGGCCGATGCGTTCGAAGCCCTGTTGTCGGAATAGACACGATGACCTATCGCGGACCTGATACGCTCTGGCACGAGCATCGACGCGAGAAGCGGTTGGCCGCGCTTGACAGCGCGCATATGCAGCCATTGAACGCCTTCCGGGAGCACCTTCAGCTCAACTCCGACCGGGATATGCCGAACTTCG is a window encoding:
- a CDS encoding TniB family NTP-binding protein, with the protein product MEDHLFEHVRPFLDRTIEERIAYIRAPRWIGHQAAIESHQRLSDLLSRPPSLRTQGLMIVGPYANGKTMIVERFAVDCLKASADQKVWIVQTREGAGLGHFYASILHALNAPGGDVWTVGRKAEQLDHLLAALRPKVLIFDEFHNALRGRPRDVEAVFAFLRRIGRQYDISPVLVGEVTVYDYICATSEMASRFELFPIPRWSYDEAYLSLLDSLEAALPLARSSDLSAERKARHILGLSEGLIGEIVAILTKAAIAAIQEGDERITRSSIDNLRYIPLSKRRHGPIREALL
- a CDS encoding malate dehydrogenase encodes the protein MQSTPKKIAVTGAAGQICYSLLFRLANGDLYGKSQPIELRLLDLPQAQDAVRGVVMELEDCAFPLLHNIVMTDDPRQAFEGVDAAFLVGSRPRSKGMERRDLLAANAEIFKVQGRAINEVAGRRAKILVVGNPANTNASILIANAPDFNPRQVSSMIRLDHNRALTQLARKAACGVGDIDKLVVWGNHSPTMFADWTYATAAGRPLSETIADDHWYKEVLIPEIARRGTAIIEARGASSAASAANAAIDQMRDWMHGTDGRWTSMAVISQGQYGIPEGLVCGVPVMCEDGDYSVVEGLDLDGFQKSKLDKTIEELVGERDALS
- a CDS encoding substrate-binding domain-containing protein, with the translated sequence MLKSIITGAAILVATTAPTLAADIHVYGPGGPLPAMKEAAAAFEKSSDNKVIVTAGPTPQWIGKAKDNADLIFSGSETMMSDFVKAMDGQIKDADVVPLYLRPSAILVRPGNPEKITGLADLFKPGHKVLVVNGAGQNGLWEDMAGRTGDIEKVKALRANIKTFAANSAEAKKAWTEDKSYDAWIIWNIWQVANPKLADVVEVEPDYRIYRDTGIVLTERGGKNADAKAFSQFLQGPEAKAIFAKAGWTTPSK
- a CDS encoding LysR family transcriptional regulator, whose product is MTLDQLRIFAEVARQQHITKAAKAMNMTQSAVSAAVIALEERHGVALFDRIGRSIVLNQTGTIFLEHALQVLAEAKAAESALSDLAGLLRGELSVMASQTVGAYWLPSRLATFHARYPGLGLDVRIGNTEAVGDAVEAGRVELGVVEGAVDRPALSSRMIATDEMILVVSPTHPWAKGKKLGKADFEDATWVLREPGSGTRLAFETMMTKEKLKLQALNVAIVLPGNEAVLGAVEAGMGATLTSRSAAQTELNSGLLVEANASPLPRPFFLLRHKERYRSKAADAFEALLSE